In one Magallana gigas chromosome 7, xbMagGiga1.1, whole genome shotgun sequence genomic region, the following are encoded:
- the LOC105346176 gene encoding peptidase inhibitor 15 has translation MNSSLLVLLCALIQFLGLDAVYVNIQRYRGYIQRTHNNLRALEGAADMKYMTTDYGLENLSQRWADRCVFEHQMRGYGENLAFISSTGPTPDPGYVIRESIRQWYNERPLYRFGTGSCGAACHYTQMIWARTSRVGCAMSYCAALSDGRGRVYRNAQYFVCFYSPQGNFIGQTPYTPGPACSRCPMGNTCTREGLCFGPDVMGRRRRRSVAATYKSTMTKSEA, from the exons ATGAACTCCTCTCTGTTAGTGCTGCTGTGTGCCTTGATTCAGTTTCTGGGACTGGACGCCGTGTACGTCAACATTCAGCGTTACCGTGGCTACATCCAGCGAACACACAACAACCTCAGGGCTCTAGAGGGGGCCGCCGACATGAAGTACATG ACCACGGACTATGGTTTGGAGAATCTCTCCCAGAGATGGGCAGACAGATGCGTCTTTGAACATCAGATGAGGGGTTACGGAGAAAACCTGGCTTTTATCTCCAGCACGGGCCCCACCCCAGATCCTGGTTACGTCATCAGGGAATCCATCCGTCAATGGTACAATGAGCGCCCCCTGTATCGGTTCGGTACCGGTTCCTGTGGCGCAGCATGTCACTACACTCAG ATGATTTGGGCGCGAACATCCCGGGTAGGTTGTGCCATGAGTTATTGCGCTGCTCTCTCTGACGGTAGAGGGCGCGTCTACAGAAACGCGCAGTACTTCGTCTGCTTCTACTCACCCCA GGGTAACTTTATTGGTCAGACTCCTTACACCCCCGGCCCAGCTTGCTCCCGCTGTCCAATGGGAAACACATGCACGCGAGAGGGACTCTGCTTCGGACCTG ATGTTATGGGCAGGCGTAGACGAAGAAGCGTTGCAGCCACGTATAAATCCACCATGACGAAGTCCGAGGCTTG A
- the LOC105346178 gene encoding neuroligin-4, Y-linked isoform X2 codes for MAGVSLNLFAVVLIVSLKSVCPLTKAPIRETEYGEVQGMVTTPIQGRSVANYLGIPYAKPPINNLRFEKTQRPDPWDEVKVTDELPPACPQTPDMTYVNLHSKGFNKEDEDCLYINVFVPLRGPAKMAVFVYVHGGSNRVGMGAMLRGDILAAFGDIIVVNFNYRLGSLGFYAARKEGLTGNYGFFDQVTALNWVKDNIANFGGDPDMITIAGHSAGAADVGFHVISPLSKGLFRRAMIMSGSPIAFWGLAAPHWKPGYNIAEYCDRELCPRNRDPRDFRDYLMKLPWETFTKHEVTPIPTDYTEVLTFPVSIVDGEFITERPETAIPARRTNCESFVFSVTRDEGSIDVKFVLDNMKKKTGKFDEETFREVLKWYKPIYPNVPNLRDLILHEYGGWEKFPNHTEETSVLERYTKMESDIVFVAPMVKLADLLTLADVKDITFFSFDYRSPSSPLQEWEGVPHGADLFYIFGIPYTGVPPYKKQDIEASSLMMTMWSNYVKTGIFSTNSTPFVKYQNSRSYSKLLLEDGNLTVRSQDNYNAQRMAFWNSLLPTLGNSRLATCSSAGRPHPVVSLVTSAICFILYVCKVHL; via the exons ATGGCGGGTGTGAGTTTGAATTTGTTCGCAGTGGTGCTGATTGTTTCACTGAAATCTGTGTGTCCTCTCACGAAGGCTCCAATTCGGGAGACAGAGTACGGAGAAGTGCAGGGAATGGTCACAACACCCATCCAAGGACGGTCGGTGGCAAATTACCTGGGGATTCCATACGCAAAACCTCCAATTAATAATCTCAGGTTTGAG AAGACACAGAGGCCTGACCCTTGGGACGAGGTCAAGGTTACCGATGAACTCCCTCCAGCCTGTCCCCAGACCCCTGACATGACCTACGTGAACCTGCACTCCAAGGGCTTCAACAAGGAGGATGAAGATTGCCTGTACATCAACGTATTTGTACCTCTG CGGGGGCCAGCTAAGATGGCGGTGTTTGTTTACGTTCACGGGGGCTCCAACCGAGTAGGAATGGGGGCGATGTTGAGAGGAGATATTCTGGCGGCATTCGGAGACATCAttgttgttaattttaattaccGTCTAGGTTCCCTGG GATTCTATGCGGCGAGGAAGGAGGGTTTGACAGGGAATTATGGGTTCTTTGACCAAGTGACAGCCTTGAATTGGGTCAAGGACAATATCGCCAATTTTGGAGGTGACCCGGATATGATTACTATCGCCGGACACAGCGCAGGCGCAGCTGACGTCGGGTTTCACGTGATTTCGCCATTAAGCAAAG GGCTGTTCCGCCGCGCCATGATAATGAGTGGGTCCCCGATCGCATTCTGGGGGTTGGCCGCCCCCCACTGGAAGCCGGGCTACAACATTGCGGAGTACTGCGACAGAGAGCTGTGTCCCAGAAACAGAGACCCGCGGGATTTCCGGGACTATCTGATGAAACTTCCCTGGGAAACGTTCACCAAGCACGAGGTCACGCCCATTCCTACTGAC TACACGGAAGTGCTGACGTTTCCGGTCTCCATTGTTGACGGCGAATTCATCACTGAGCGCCCGGAAACGGCGATTCCAGCCAGGAGAACCAACTGTGAATCGTTCGTCTTCTCTGTGACAAGGGACGAGGGCTCCATTGACG TGAAGTTTGTGCTGGataatatgaagaaaaagaCTGGCAAATTTGATGAGGAAACTTTCCGTGAAGTTTTAAAGTGGTACAAACCCATCTATCCCAACGTTCCAAACCTTAGAG ACCTTATTCTACACGAGTACGGAGGGTGGGAAAAGTTTCCTAACCACACAGAAGAAACCAGTGTACTGGAGCGCTACACAAAG ATGGAGAGTGACATTGTCTTTGTGGCTCCAATGGTCAAGCTAGCTGACCTTCTGACGTTGGCAGATGTCAAGGACATCACTTTCTTTTCCTTTGACTACCGGTCGCCGTCCTCCCCATTACAGGAGTGGGAGG GAGTTCCCCATGGTGCAGATCTGTTCTATATATTTGGTATTCCGTACACTGGAGTCCCTCCTTACAAAAAACAAGACATAGAGGCCAGTAGTCTGATGATGACCATGTGGTCCAACTACGTCAAAACAGG gaTATTCTCAACTAACTCTACGCCATTTGTAAAGTACCAGAACTCTAGATCCTACAGCAAGTTGTTATTGGAGGACGGGAACTTGACTGTTAGATCCCAGGACAACTACAATGCCCAGAGAATGGCCTTCTGGAACTCCTTACTGCCTACCCTGGGGAATTCCCGCTTGGCCACCTGCTCTTCCGCCGGGCGACCCCACCCAGTGGTCTCCCTTGTTACCAGTGCCATCTGTTTTATACTTTACGTGTGCAAAGTACATTTATGA
- the LOC105346178 gene encoding neuroligin-2 isoform X1, whose amino-acid sequence MAGVSLNLFAVVLIVSLKSVCPLTKAPIRETEYGEVQGMVTTPIQGRSVANYLGIPYAKPPINNLRFEKTQRPDPWDEVKVTDELPPACPQTPDMTYVNLHSKGFNKEDEDCLYINVFVPLRGPAKMAVFVYVHGGSNRVGMGAMLRGDILAAFGDIIVVNFNYRLGSLGFYAARKEGLTGNYGFFDQVTALNWVKDNIANFGGDPDMITIAGHSAGAADVGFHVISPLSKGLFRRAMIMSGSPIAFWGLAAPHWKPGYNIAEYCDRELCPRNRDPRDFRDYLMKLPWETFTKHEVTPIPTDYTEVLTFPVSIVDGEFITERPETAIPARRTNCESFVFSVTRDEGSIDVVHAVKFVLDNMKKKTGKFDEETFREVLKWYKPIYPNVPNLRDLILHEYGGWEKFPNHTEETSVLERYTKMESDIVFVAPMVKLADLLTLADVKDITFFSFDYRSPSSPLQEWEGVPHGADLFYIFGIPYTGVPPYKKQDIEASSLMMTMWSNYVKTGIFSTNSTPFVKYQNSRSYSKLLLEDGNLTVRSQDNYNAQRMAFWNSLLPTLGNSRLATCSSAGRPHPVVSLVTSAICFILYVCKVHL is encoded by the exons ATGGCGGGTGTGAGTTTGAATTTGTTCGCAGTGGTGCTGATTGTTTCACTGAAATCTGTGTGTCCTCTCACGAAGGCTCCAATTCGGGAGACAGAGTACGGAGAAGTGCAGGGAATGGTCACAACACCCATCCAAGGACGGTCGGTGGCAAATTACCTGGGGATTCCATACGCAAAACCTCCAATTAATAATCTCAGGTTTGAG AAGACACAGAGGCCTGACCCTTGGGACGAGGTCAAGGTTACCGATGAACTCCCTCCAGCCTGTCCCCAGACCCCTGACATGACCTACGTGAACCTGCACTCCAAGGGCTTCAACAAGGAGGATGAAGATTGCCTGTACATCAACGTATTTGTACCTCTG CGGGGGCCAGCTAAGATGGCGGTGTTTGTTTACGTTCACGGGGGCTCCAACCGAGTAGGAATGGGGGCGATGTTGAGAGGAGATATTCTGGCGGCATTCGGAGACATCAttgttgttaattttaattaccGTCTAGGTTCCCTGG GATTCTATGCGGCGAGGAAGGAGGGTTTGACAGGGAATTATGGGTTCTTTGACCAAGTGACAGCCTTGAATTGGGTCAAGGACAATATCGCCAATTTTGGAGGTGACCCGGATATGATTACTATCGCCGGACACAGCGCAGGCGCAGCTGACGTCGGGTTTCACGTGATTTCGCCATTAAGCAAAG GGCTGTTCCGCCGCGCCATGATAATGAGTGGGTCCCCGATCGCATTCTGGGGGTTGGCCGCCCCCCACTGGAAGCCGGGCTACAACATTGCGGAGTACTGCGACAGAGAGCTGTGTCCCAGAAACAGAGACCCGCGGGATTTCCGGGACTATCTGATGAAACTTCCCTGGGAAACGTTCACCAAGCACGAGGTCACGCCCATTCCTACTGAC TACACGGAAGTGCTGACGTTTCCGGTCTCCATTGTTGACGGCGAATTCATCACTGAGCGCCCGGAAACGGCGATTCCAGCCAGGAGAACCAACTGTGAATCGTTCGTCTTCTCTGTGACAAGGGACGAGGGCTCCATTGACG ttgTTCATGCAGTGAAGTTTGTGCTGGataatatgaagaaaaagaCTGGCAAATTTGATGAGGAAACTTTCCGTGAAGTTTTAAAGTGGTACAAACCCATCTATCCCAACGTTCCAAACCTTAGAG ACCTTATTCTACACGAGTACGGAGGGTGGGAAAAGTTTCCTAACCACACAGAAGAAACCAGTGTACTGGAGCGCTACACAAAG ATGGAGAGTGACATTGTCTTTGTGGCTCCAATGGTCAAGCTAGCTGACCTTCTGACGTTGGCAGATGTCAAGGACATCACTTTCTTTTCCTTTGACTACCGGTCGCCGTCCTCCCCATTACAGGAGTGGGAGG GAGTTCCCCATGGTGCAGATCTGTTCTATATATTTGGTATTCCGTACACTGGAGTCCCTCCTTACAAAAAACAAGACATAGAGGCCAGTAGTCTGATGATGACCATGTGGTCCAACTACGTCAAAACAGG gaTATTCTCAACTAACTCTACGCCATTTGTAAAGTACCAGAACTCTAGATCCTACAGCAAGTTGTTATTGGAGGACGGGAACTTGACTGTTAGATCCCAGGACAACTACAATGCCCAGAGAATGGCCTTCTGGAACTCCTTACTGCCTACCCTGGGGAATTCCCGCTTGGCCACCTGCTCTTCCGCCGGGCGACCCCACCCAGTGGTCTCCCTTGTTACCAGTGCCATCTGTTTTATACTTTACGTGTGCAAAGTACATTTATGA